In Chryseobacterium oryzae, the genomic stretch AGTAGCATCTAAAGTTTGGAAGGTGTTGTAATTCGTAGACGTAAATGTGGTAAATCCATTTTGGTAAGTATATATCGGGCTGTTATTAGACCACCTTTTTATACCATATCCCATTACAAATTGAGTAGCATTATTATTTGTGGTGAAAATAGTATTAGAATTTAATTTAAATTCTGCAGTATTATTGTTGTTAATTCTAAAAGTGAGATCGCTACAGGTACATTCATTAGCCGTTACAGGAGTATCTGCCAAATAAATTTTTCTTTGAACATCAGAATTATTGTTTGGAGCTTTAAAAAGATCAGAGATAAGGATATAGTCTATATTTCCAGAAGTTTTATCAGAATGCAAGATTCTGGAATAATCTACATTACCAGTTTTAACAGGGATGCTGCTTACTTTTAAATTACCATTTACATCGAGTTTTCTCGAAGGTTCAGCTGTATTAATTCCTACGTTTTGAGATATAAACAGTGCAGGAATAAAAAAAACTGACATTAAAATTTTCTTCATTTTTCTAAAATTTTTCGCATACTACGGCAAAATCCCTACTGTCTGGAGTAGATCCTACGCTTTGTTTAATTCTATAGATGATGAGCCGGTAAAAATCAGAATCACCAGGATATTGAAAGTTGAGAACATTTTGTTCGAAATCAGCAAGTTGTGCTTCGGCTAAATTTTGCCAGACTGTATAGTTTGTAGAATCAAATAGGAATTTTTCGTCAGGTGTTCCGAAATAGCTTTTTCCTTGGAAAAATTGATAACCGTTAGAATCCCAGTTTTGTTCCATGTTCATATAAATTCCCACTTGGGTATTAGGATTGTCATTCAATCTAAATCTAATCTTAGAATCGCTGGTAGATGTCAGCGAAAACTGAAATTTCCCGCATTTTAAAATTTTGTTTCCATCACCATTTCCGTCTGTAGTATTGTAAATTTGGCTAAAGCTTTCCTTGTCTGTATTATTACTGTTTCCAGATGGCAAAAGGCTAGATTTTTTTGTAAAATCTATATTACCATTGCTGTCGGTTACTATAGATTGGTCGTAATCTGCATTGGCATGGGCATCGTTCAAATTGTGTACTTTCATTGTGCCTTCAACATCTAACATTCGTGAAGGATTATTGGTATTAATCCCGACTTGTGCGTTGGCAAAATGAAAAAAAACAATAAAGAAAAAAGAAGATATTTTATTTAAAATACTTTTCATCTTAAATACTTATTTAATTTTGCAAAATTAAAAAGATCTAAGCTTTTGATAAACGTTTTAAGCATATTTTAATATGATTATAATCATTTTAAATATAAAGTTAATCGGTTTAATTATTTTCATCATTTTTATATTATGATTTCCAAACAGACAATAGATAAGATATTTTCCACAATTCGGGTAGAAGAAATTGTTGGAGAATATGTACAGTTGAAAAGGGCAGGATCCAATTTTAAAGGGTTAAGTCCGTTTCATGAGGAAAAATCGCCCAGCTTTGTGGTTTCTCCAAGTAAACAGATTTGGAAGGATTTTTCTACAGGAAAAGGAGGAACAGCAATTTCTTTTCTCATGGAAATCGAAAATTTTACGTATCCTGAAGCATTAAGACATGCAGCAAAAAAATATGGGATAGAGATAGAAGAAGATCAACGAGAATTTTCTGAAGAAGCCAAAATTGCACAGTCTGAAAGAGATTTACTGTATAAAATTCATGAAGTAGCCAACGAGTTTTTTCAGAATATCCTTTGGGAAGATGGTGAAGGTAAGGCAATTGGTCTTTCCTATTTCAGAGAACGAGAACTGAAAGACGATATCATCAAAAAATTCCAACTTGGTTATTCACCAGAAAAGAAAAACGCATTCACAGAATTTGCATTAGAAAAAGGTTACACAAAAGAAATTTTAGAAAAATCTGGACTATCTATTTTTCCGGAGAACTCTCCTGCGGGTTTAGATCGTTTCAGAGAAAGAGTAATTTTTCCTATCCACAGTTTTTCCGGAAGAGTTTTAGGATTTGGAGCCAGAATTCTGAGAAGCAATGTGAAAACCGCAAAATATCTCAATTCCCCTGAAACAGAAATTTATCATAAGTCTAATGTTTTATATGGCTTAAACCAAAGTAAACAGGCAATTTCCCGCAAAAATGTCTGTCTTTTGGTAGAAGGTTATATGGATGTAATTTCTCTTCATCTTTCCGGGATCGAAAATGTTGTGGCAAGTTCCGGAACGTCATTAACAACAGAGCAGATTAAGCTTATTAAAAGACTTACAGAGAATGTAACCATTCTTTTTGATGGTGATAATGCGGGAATTAAAGCTAGTTTCAGAAGTATTGATATGCTTTTGGCTGAAGGAGTGAATATTCGTGTTCTTCTTTTCCCCGAAGGTGATGATCCCGACTCTTTCGCCCGTAAGCATCCGCAGGAATATGTTGAGAATTTTATTGAAAATGAAGCAACAGATTTTATAGATTTTAAAGCTGAAATTCTTTTAAAGGATGCAGGAAACGATCCTATTAAAAAAGCCGATGCGATAAGAAATATTGTAAAATCGGTTTCTTTTGTTCAGAATGCATTAAAAAAGGAAATTTACTTAAAAGAAGTTTCAAAAAAATTCCAGCTTTCGGAGCAAAGTCTGTTTAATGAACTGGATATTCAGCGGCAGATTACAGATAACCAAACACAGAAAACGCATCAGCAAAAAGAAAATACACCAGTAAAAATGGAAATTGTACCTTTTGATAAAGAAAAGGAAGATCCGTTTTTGTTTGATGTTTTATTTATGGAAAATAAGCTGATTGATCATATGCTGATGTTTGGAGATGTTGTTCTAAAGCGCACAGACGGGGAAAATACAGAATATCAGATTACCGTTATTGAAGAAATTCTTCATCATTTTGAAGAAGAACATTACGGCTTTTTAGCAAAAAACAACGAAATTATCATCAACCAGATTAAAGAAGGAATTCAGAATGATGAACTGAGAAGCGGAAGTTTTTTTGTGACTTTTATGGATGAAGAGATTACCACCAAAGTAGTAGATGCACTTCTTCCAAAAGATGAACTGGAAAACTGGGCTTCGAGAAATATCTATCCGCCTAATTACGGAGATAAAGTAGGGGATCAGGTAAAAGGCGATATTTTACTTCACAAATACCGTTATATCGATTATTTAATTAAACAAGCTATAGCCGAACTCGAAAATTACAGAACCTCAGACGAATCCAAATATTTTGAGCTGATAAAAAAAATAACATTACTAAAACAGGCTTCTATGCGCTTGAACGATATGATAGAATACTCACCCATTAAAGGGATCTATCTGGATAAAATGAGATAAATAAAGGGAATAATAAGTAATAACGATTTTTTCTTCTGCCATAATGTCCTTATATTTGTTTGGAACGATATTGGAAAAAAATAAAGAAATTATAAGCGAATGGATATTAAAAAAGAATTCAGAGATTTCTCAGTAAAGCATATGGGAAATAACGGTTTGGTAACCGATCAATATATGGGAGCATTCAATCCTACCAATCTTACACCTTATATTATGGAGGAGAGAAGAATGAACGTTGCACAAATGGACGTTTTTTCTAGATTGATGATGGACAGAATTATTTTCCTGGGAACCGGAATCGACGATCAGGTGGCAAATATTGTGACAGCACAGCTTTTGTTTCTGGAAAGTTCGGATCCGAATAAAGATATTCAGATTTATATTAATTCTCCTGGAGGAAGTGTTTATGCAGGATTGGGAATTTATGACACGATGCAGATAATTAAACCAGATGTAGCAACAATTTGTACTGGTATTGCTGCATCTATGGGGGCTGTACTTTTAGTTGCAGGAGAAAAAGGTAAGCGTTCTGCATTAAAGCATTCTAGAGTAATGATTCACCAACCGAGCGGTGGTGCACAAGGTGTTGCTTCTGATATGGAAATTAACCTGAGAGAGATGCTGAAACTGAAAAAAGAATTGTATGACATTATTTCTGAACATTCCGGGCAAACCTACGAATGGGTAGAAAAAGCATCCGACAGAGATTACTGGATGACATCTGAAGAAGCGAAAAGCTTTGGAATGGTAGATGAAGTTTTACAGAGATCTAAAGAAAAATAATTTTTCGTTGAAATTAAAAAAATGCGGCGTGCCCAAAGGGCACGCCGCATTTTTTACGTTATGAATTTGTTATTTTTTATCTAATAAAGAAATGTACTCTCCGTATCCATTTTTTTCCATTTCAGCTTTTGGAATAAATTTTAAAGATGCAGAATTAATACAGTAACGAAGTCCTCCTTTATCTGCGGGACCATCATTGAAGACATGACCTAAATGTGCATCACCGGTTTTACTTCTCACTTCAACTCTCGTCATTCCATGAGAGCGGTCAATTTTTTCATCAATTAACTTTTTGGTAATAGGTTTAGAAAAACTGGGCCATCCACATCCTGATTCAAATTTATCAGTTGAGATAAATAAAGGTTCTCCGGTGGTAATATCAACATAAATTCCTTCTCTGGTTTCATCCCAGTATTCGTTTTGAAAAGGTCTTTCTGTTCCGTTTTCCTGTGTAACATTATATTGTTCTGCAGTCAATTTAGTTTTTAGCACATTTTTATCTTGCTTAGTGTACTGAACTTCTTTTTTAGGAAGAGGATTGGCGTTTTTTGCCATTTCGAAAAGTCCTGGTTCAATATGGCAGTATCCACCTGGGTTTTTATCCAAATAATCCTGATGATAATCTTCAGCTTTATAAAAATTTTTCAAAGGTATAGTTTCTACAACGACAGGTTTACTGTAATTTTTTGCTAGTTTTTCTACTTCTGTTTTAACTGTAGCTTCCGTTTCATTATCCGTAGAATAAATTCCTGTTCTGTATTGGTTGCCTCGGTCGTTGCCTTGTTTATCAATACTTGTAGGATCGATGGTTTTAAAATAAAGATCAATTAAAAGCTTCAAATCTACTTGTTTTGGATCGTAAATTACTTTTACTGTTTCTGCAAAACCTGTGGTATGACTTACTACTTCTTCATAGGTTGGGTTCTTGGTATTTCCGTTGGCGTAACCTACTTCGGTTTTTACAACACCTCTTACTTGTTGAAAAAAATGCTCCGTTCCCCAAAAGCATCCACCTGCAAAATAGACTTCTTTTAAATTTTCAGTGTTCATAATTGTTTTGTTATCTTTTTTATTTTCTGTAGATTGTGGTTTAGCTTCTCCACAACTCGCTGCGAATGCGGCAATTCCGATACTTAAACCCAATATTATAAGAATATTTTTCATTGTTCTCTTATGATTTAAATTCATTTTTTTACGATTTAAATTTTTTATTCCAATTTCAAAAGCATAATTCATTTTTGAGATTATTGAAATTGACTGACCAATCATTTTTGAAGACTTTTTAAAATATATTCAAAATTTGAGTTTTTTGACGGTTTTAAATTAATGCAAATTTCGCACTAAACTTCAATAAAACAATAATGATAATCTCTATCATCCCGATTGTGTTTGTTTTCATTCAGTTCATTATTAAAAATAAAAAT encodes the following:
- the dnaG gene encoding DNA primase; its protein translation is MISKQTIDKIFSTIRVEEIVGEYVQLKRAGSNFKGLSPFHEEKSPSFVVSPSKQIWKDFSTGKGGTAISFLMEIENFTYPEALRHAAKKYGIEIEEDQREFSEEAKIAQSERDLLYKIHEVANEFFQNILWEDGEGKAIGLSYFRERELKDDIIKKFQLGYSPEKKNAFTEFALEKGYTKEILEKSGLSIFPENSPAGLDRFRERVIFPIHSFSGRVLGFGARILRSNVKTAKYLNSPETEIYHKSNVLYGLNQSKQAISRKNVCLLVEGYMDVISLHLSGIENVVASSGTSLTTEQIKLIKRLTENVTILFDGDNAGIKASFRSIDMLLAEGVNIRVLLFPEGDDPDSFARKHPQEYVENFIENEATDFIDFKAEILLKDAGNDPIKKADAIRNIVKSVSFVQNALKKEIYLKEVSKKFQLSEQSLFNELDIQRQITDNQTQKTHQQKENTPVKMEIVPFDKEKEDPFLFDVLFMENKLIDHMLMFGDVVLKRTDGENTEYQITVIEEILHHFEEEHYGFLAKNNEIIINQIKEGIQNDELRSGSFFVTFMDEEITTKVVDALLPKDELENWASRNIYPPNYGDKVGDQVKGDILLHKYRYIDYLIKQAIAELENYRTSDESKYFELIKKITLLKQASMRLNDMIEYSPIKGIYLDKMR
- the clpP gene encoding ATP-dependent Clp endopeptidase proteolytic subunit ClpP, whose amino-acid sequence is MDIKKEFRDFSVKHMGNNGLVTDQYMGAFNPTNLTPYIMEERRMNVAQMDVFSRLMMDRIIFLGTGIDDQVANIVTAQLLFLESSDPNKDIQIYINSPGGSVYAGLGIYDTMQIIKPDVATICTGIAASMGAVLLVAGEKGKRSALKHSRVMIHQPSGGAQGVASDMEINLREMLKLKKELYDIISEHSGQTYEWVEKASDRDYWMTSEEAKSFGMVDEVLQRSKEK
- the msrB gene encoding peptide-methionine (R)-S-oxide reductase MsrB — protein: MKNILIILGLSIGIAAFAASCGEAKPQSTENKKDNKTIMNTENLKEVYFAGGCFWGTEHFFQQVRGVVKTEVGYANGNTKNPTYEEVVSHTTGFAETVKVIYDPKQVDLKLLIDLYFKTIDPTSIDKQGNDRGNQYRTGIYSTDNETEATVKTEVEKLAKNYSKPVVVETIPLKNFYKAEDYHQDYLDKNPGGYCHIEPGLFEMAKNANPLPKKEVQYTKQDKNVLKTKLTAEQYNVTQENGTERPFQNEYWDETREGIYVDITTGEPLFISTDKFESGCGWPSFSKPITKKLIDEKIDRSHGMTRVEVRSKTGDAHLGHVFNDGPADKGGLRYCINSASLKFIPKAEMEKNGYGEYISLLDKK